A region from the Cannabis sativa cultivar Pink pepper isolate KNU-18-1 chromosome 9, ASM2916894v1, whole genome shotgun sequence genome encodes:
- the LOC115713875 gene encoding uncharacterized protein LOC115713875 yields MEDLARLLGFSRAVCVGASGTAGGSCLLWNSNIDLVVNYYEDGFFDATVWDYQTQLHWKFYAVYGKPYACDKENFWKSMEAEFNHCQLPWALVGDLNCIRSQEEKLGGRKVSYADTKLLRNFMNNTGGIDVQFIGSKFTWQNKRFKGDLIRERLDRAICSPDWLLNYSAAGTQNMPVTLSDHGPIILDTHLFASRGYIPFRFFEAWSWEASCKNEIINAWSSSGITDTATIAFTRNICWALQAWRKKHQGANENEIKELEKKLEWIQNQPISDALKDEELKTQSLLSVAWAKSESMWRQKSREIWLSLGDRNTKFFHAATVLRKRRNSIWAVKDKEGNIWREKKQIASTINSHFLDLYSSMQPCTPEGLEDLFDHKISSSANDDLSKVPSNEEIREAVFCLHPLKAPGPDSFSGCFYRKYWDVVGLNLCATVKEFFSSGVMDSKLNSSFICLIPKVEFPLSMDQFRPISLCNFTYKIIAKILSNRLRPLMNDLVSPFQSAFIPGRWIAESSILTQEIIHKIRHKKGFGGLMALKLDMHKAYDKMEWSFLGKVLSANGFSDKSRKLVMSCVSSVSYSVLLNGCPLKKFMPQRGLRQGDPLSPFLFLLCQEVLLKLILKAEAQGLIHGIKIGRSTPQVSHLMFVDDTILFARANERDAKTLIDCLTTYEKWSGQSCSKHKSSVFFSRKKDEYVRLKESMLKRLEGWKMKLLSYAGRLTLIKSVASAIPIYAMSTNKIPISSCHELDSLMRKFWWLGNVEKSRFLALKAWDQICQPKMSGGLGLRKCTEMNKVLLSKLAWSLATKEDRPWVSCLLNKYCRFESFWCVNQKSSDSSQWKCILEARDTILKGSMSVAASGESINFWRQPWIPWLEYQEFMELMNSLRNRGYTVQTLADVSSNHCWNEELILQIFGNELGSQILNIPRIPSPYEDQVFWKGNQKGSFSVKGAYSVDNSWRFAPVREIWKWIWKARIHPRISVMLWRVLNEAIPTKNRLHFINDKSCGLCGEEEEDTLHVFCKCRFSKAICKGTICALRTLPQILSLLLIKSESNLREFQFLNRSNGGSTGDTYTPAVSLELIGINTPSNRVCHAFFTDASWVRRSTGVAAIAVDYTTGAWFVKALKCETASALEAEFKAIHLALTWAMELGWHEVLVLSDAKVAVQSLITRSRSPDWKASNIFFSIVNVLKTLSVVRFSFINRSLNALADGIAKNARVASDLAILYQGEALSVPRNSAMLTLNGTNHKQWVESLMLNLTFMKVDLALRMDAPPEPADDATEKDKKSYEDWEHSNHLFLKLKNAKDFLVVIKEKYKKFSKNEKNECLTLFHCTNYADTGDIRAHIDKLMGCYQKLKGMGLDLGEDYMVWFVMETIHSQFDSIRSSYNAQKEQWTIKEMAAILAKEEEDMKKGRARSISMVTNPNNSHKRKFTPNNSSDQRFHKKKATNPKGNGQASSSSTGHKNEFVNASGIRKLIAESSKLI; encoded by the exons ATGGAAGACTTAGCTCGTTTGCTGGGTTTTTCGAGAGCAGTTTGTGTTGGTGCTTCGGGCACAGCTGGTGGCTCATGTCTTTTGTGGAATTCCAACATTGATCTGGTAGTTAACTACTATGAAGATGGTTTTTTTGATGCAACAGTTTGGGATTACCAAACTCAATTGCATTGGAAGTTCTATGCGGTGTATGGAAAGCCGTATGCGTGTGATAAAGAGAATTTTTGGAAGAGTATGGAAGCTGAATTCAACCATTGTCAGTTGCCATGGGCTCTTGTTGGTGATTTGAACTGCATTCGTAGTCAGGAGGAGAAGTTAGGGGGTCGTAAAGTCTCGTATGCTGATACGAAATTGCTGAGGAATTTCATGAACAACACAGGTGGTATTGATGTGCAGTTCATTGGCTCTAAATTCACTTGGCAAAATAAACGTTTCAAGGGAGATCTCATCAGGGAACGGCTTGACAGAGCCATTTGCTCCCCGGATTGGTTGTTGAATTATAGTGCCGCGGGTACCCAGAATATGCCAGTTACTTTATCTGACCATGGTCCCATTATCCTTGACACTCATCTTTTTGCTTCAAGAGGCTACATTCCATTCCGTTTCTTCGAAGCTTGGTCCTGGGAAGCATCGTGCAAGAATGAAATCATCAATGCTTGGTCTAGTTCGGGCATTACTGATACTGCTACTATTGCTTTCACCCGtaatatttgttgg GCCCTCCAAGCTTGGAGGAAGAAGCACCAGGGAGCAAATGAAAATGAGATTAAAGAGTTGGAAAAGAAGCTAGAGTGGATTCAAAACCAACCTATCAGCGATGCTCTAAAAGATGAGGAACTTAAAACTCAATCTCTTCTTTCGGTTGCTTGGGCTAAAAGTGAGAGTATGTGGAGGCAGAAGTCAAGAGAAATTTGGCTATCTCTGGGGGACAGGAATACCAAATTCTTTCATGCAGCCACTGTTTTGAGAAAACGAAGGAATAGTATTTGGGCAGTTAAAGATAAAGAGGGAAATATTTGGAGGGAGAAAAAACAAATAGCAAGCACCATCAACTCGCACTTTCTAGATCTGTATTCCTCTATGCAGCCGTGTACTCCAGAAGGTCTGGAGGATTTGTTCGACCACAAAATTTCATCTTCAGCCAATGATGATCTCTCCAAAGTCCCTTCAAATGAGGAAATCAGGGAAGCAGTGTTTTGTTTACATCCTCTAAAGGCCCCGGGGCCGGACAGTTTCTCGGGATGTTTTTATCGTAAGTACTGGGATGTGGTAGGCTTGAATTTATGTGCAACTGTTAAAGAGTTTTTCTCAAGTGGAGTGATGGACTCAAAGCTCAATAGTTCATTCATCTGTCTCATCCCCAAGGTGGAATTCCCTTTGAGTATGGATCAGTTTAGACCAATAAGTCTTTGTAATTTTACTTATAAGATAATTGCAAAGATATTATCAAATAGACTGAGACCGCTCATGAACGATCTGGTGTCCCCATTCCAGTCTGCGTTCATTCCTGGGAGGTGGATTGCTGAATCCTCAATCTTAACTCAAGAAATCATCCACAAGATACGTCACAAAAAAGGCTTTGGGGGTCTTATGGCCTTGAAGCTAGATATGCACAAAGCTTACGATAAAATGGAATGGAGTTTCCTTGGCAAGGTCCTTAGTGCTAATGGTTTCAGCGACAAGTCTCGTAAGCTTGTAATGTCATGTGTGTCCAGTGTATCTTATTCGGTCCTTTTGAATGGGTGCCCTCTAAAAAAGTTCATGCCACAACGAGGCCTTCGACAAGGTGACCCACTTTCTCCCTTCCTGTTTTTACTTTGTCAAGAGGTGTTATTGAAGCTAATTCTTAAGGCTGAGGCTCAAGGTTTAATCCATGGCATTAAGATTGGCCGTTCTACTCCCCAAGTGTCGCATCTCATGTTTGTTGATGACACTATTCTTTTTGCCCGTGCAAATGAGAGAGACGCCAAAACACTAATCGACTGCCTAACAACGTACGAGAAGTGGTCAGGTCAATCTTGCAGTAAACACAAGTCAAGCGTCTTCTTCTCAA gaaaaaaagaTGAATATGTAAGGCTTAAGGAGAGTATGCTAAAGAGGTTAGAAGGGTGGAAGATGAAACTCCTATCCTATGCTGGCCGCCTAACCTTAATTAAATCCGTAGCCTCAGCTATCCCAATCTATGCCATGTCTACTAACAAGATCCCCATCTCCAGCTGCCATGAGCTTGATTCTTTAATGAGGAAATTTTGGTGGTTGGGGAATGTGGAAAAGAGTAGATTTCTAGCTCTCAAAGCTTGGGATCAAATTTGTCAACCAAAAATGTCAGGTGGATTGGGACTTCGGAAGTGTACAGAAATGAACAAAGTCCTCTTGTCAAAGTTAGCTTGGAGCCTTGCAACAAAGGAAGATAGACCTTGGGTCTCTTGTTTATTGAATAAATATTGCAGGTTCGAGAGCTTTTGGTGTGTTAATCAAAAAAGTAGTGATTCTAGTCAATGGAAGTGCATCTTGGAAGCTAGGGACACGATTCTTAAAGGCTCAATGAGCGTTGCTGCTTCAGGAGAGAGTATCAACTTTTGGCGACAACCATGGATTCCATGGTTAGAGTATCAAGAATTCATGGAGTTAATGAACAGCTTAAGAAATAGAGGATACACGGTCCAAACTTTGGCAGATGTATCGTCGAACCATTGCTGGAATGAGGAGCTGATTCTTCAGATTTTTGGTAATGAATTGGGCAGTCAGATTCTCAATATTCCAAGAATCCCAAGCCCGTATGAAGATCAAGTGTTTTGGAAGGGAAATCAGAAGGGATCGTTCTCAGTTAAAGGAGCGTATAGTGTGGATAACTCTTGGAGATTTGCACCAGTGAGGGAGATATGGAAATGGATTTGGAAAGCTAGAATTCacccaagaatttcagttatgtTGTGGAGAGTTCTAAATGAGGCTATCCCTACAAAAAATAGGCTACATTTTATCAATGATAAAAGCTGTGGTCTGTGTGGAGAAGAAGAGGAGGATACCTTACATGTGTTTTGCAAGTGTAGGTTCTCCAAGGCCATCTG CAAAGGAACAATTTGTGCATTAAGAACACTCCCCCAAATCCTATCACTGCTTTTGATTAAAAGTGAATCAAATCTGAGGGAGTTCCAATTCTTGAATCGCTCTAATGGGGGGTCGACTGGAGACACATATACCCCTGCTGTTAGTCTTGAGTTGATAGGTATCAACACTCCTAGCAATCGAGTTTGCCATGCTTTTTTTACTGATGCTTCTTGGGTAAGGAGAAGCACGGGAGTGGCTGCAATTGCAGTAGATTATACTACTGGTGCCTGGTTCGTCAAAGCCCTCAAATGTGAAACGGCTTCAGCTCTAGAAGCCGAGTTCAAGGCAATTCACCTTGCTTTAACTTGGGCAATGGAGCTGGGATGGCATGAAGTGCTAGTACTTTCAGATGCAAAAGTTGCAGTCCAATCTTTAATTACAAGATCAAGATCTCCTGATTGGAAGGCGTCGaatattttcttttctattgTTAATGTTTTGAAAACTCTGTCAGTTGTTCGTTTTTCTTTTATCAATCGTAGTCTTAATGCTTTAGCGGATGGCATTGCTAAAAATGCTAGAGTTGCTAGCGATTTAGCTATTTTGTATCAAGGGGAGG CTTTAAGCGTTCCAAGAAACTCTGCCATGTTGACGCTAAATGGAACCAACCACAAGCAGTGGGTTGAATCCCTCATGCTAAATTTGACTTTTATGAAAGTGGACTTGGCCTTGAGAATGGATGCACCGCCTGAACCCGCTGATGATGCCACTGAAAAGGACAAGAAGTCCTATGAGGATTGGGAGCATTCCAATCATT TATTCCTCAAACTGAAAAATGCAAAAGATTTTCTTGTTGTTATTAAGGAAAAGTATAAGAAGTTCTCaaagaatgagaaaaatgaGTGCTTAACTTTGTTCCATTGCACTAATTACGCTGATACGGGTGACATTAGAGCTCACATCGACAAGCTCATGGGTTGTTACCAAAAGCTCAAGGGCATGGGATTAGATCTTGGTGAGGATTACATGGTGTGGTTTGTGATGGAAACCATTCATTCTCAATTTGATTCGATCAGATCAAGCTACAATGCTCAAAAGGAGCAGTGGACCATTAAGGAGATGGCTGCTATTCTTGCCAAAGAAGAAGAGGACATGAAAAAGGGGAGAGCAAGAAGTATCTCCATGGTGACCAATCCAAACAATTCTCACAAGAGAAAGTTCACTCCCAACAACTCTAGTGACCAAAGGTTTCATAAGAAGAAAGCCACCAATCCTAAGGGAAATGGACAAGCTAGCTCTTCTTCAACTGGTCATAAGAATGAGTTTGTCAATGCTTCGGGCATAAGAAAGCTGATTGCCGAAAGCTCAAAGCTCATTTAG